One genomic window of Micromonospora sp. WMMD1128 includes the following:
- a CDS encoding sensor histidine kinase, which translates to MTSPNAPARPVNRRHWRFTGWLLAAVWLFFLNIPFLTALHQPELWRRLLGLGSVIAFGVTYVLVFEWSRARRQRHLPTPVGRARSLIALLLALGLVGIPGTGGDWLTTLVFVAAAAVFLLPPVESLVVVVLAAATPPVTSHLVPGWESESTVVFAVLLASFAMFGVSRLAQRNGELQAAQQEIHRLAVAEERARTARDLHDILGHSLTVVAVKAELAGRLLELDPARAATEIADVERLAREALADVRGTVGAYRGVDLASELAGARSALAAAGVAAELPETVPALPADLDELFGWAVREGVTNVVRHSGARRCVIGVEPAAVEVRDDGRGPAGEGPTTGHGLVGLRERADRLDATVTVARPSGGAGFLLRVTAPETNGRVRG; encoded by the coding sequence GTGACGTCGCCGAACGCCCCGGCCCGGCCGGTGAACCGCCGCCACTGGCGGTTCACCGGCTGGCTGCTGGCGGCGGTCTGGCTCTTCTTCCTCAACATCCCGTTCCTCACCGCGCTGCACCAACCGGAGCTGTGGCGGCGGCTGCTCGGGCTCGGCTCCGTGATCGCCTTCGGCGTGACGTACGTGCTGGTCTTCGAATGGTCGAGGGCCCGCCGGCAGCGGCACCTCCCGACCCCGGTCGGCCGGGCCCGGTCGCTGATCGCGCTGCTGCTCGCCCTCGGCCTGGTGGGCATCCCCGGCACCGGCGGGGACTGGCTGACCACGCTCGTGTTCGTGGCCGCCGCCGCGGTGTTCCTGCTGCCGCCGGTGGAGTCCCTGGTCGTGGTGGTGCTGGCCGCGGCGACCCCGCCCGTCACCTCACACCTGGTGCCCGGCTGGGAGTCGGAGAGCACAGTCGTCTTCGCGGTGCTGCTCGCCTCGTTCGCCATGTTCGGGGTGAGTCGGCTGGCCCAACGCAACGGCGAACTCCAGGCCGCGCAGCAGGAGATCCACCGGCTCGCGGTGGCCGAGGAACGCGCCCGTACCGCCCGGGACCTGCACGACATCCTCGGCCACTCGCTGACCGTGGTGGCGGTGAAGGCCGAGCTTGCCGGCCGGCTGCTGGAGTTGGACCCGGCCCGGGCGGCCACCGAGATCGCCGACGTGGAGCGGCTCGCCCGGGAGGCGCTCGCCGACGTGCGGGGCACCGTCGGGGCGTACCGCGGGGTGGATCTGGCGTCCGAGTTGGCCGGCGCCCGGTCGGCGCTGGCCGCCGCCGGCGTCGCCGCGGAGCTGCCGGAGACGGTGCCGGCGCTGCCGGCGGACCTGGACGAACTGTTCGGCTGGGCGGTCCGCGAGGGGGTGACGAACGTGGTGCGGCACAGCGGCGCGCGGCGGTGCGTCATCGGGGTGGAGCCGGCGGCGGTGGAGGTACGCGACGACGGCCGGGGGCCGGCCGGCGAGGGGCCGACGACCGGGCACGGGCTGGTCGGGCTGCGTGAGCGGGCGGACCGCCTCGACGCCACGGTGACCGTCGCCCGGCCGTCCGGTGGGGCCGGATTCCTGCTCCGGGTGACGGCGCCGGAGACGAACGGGAGGGTACGCGGGTGA
- a CDS encoding alpha-amylase family protein, which produces MHRRRCRATALALGVAASLLVPITVAAPPAAAAPAGSKKVIVQLFEWNWTSVASECTSTLGPAGYGYVQVSPPQEHVNGSPWWVSYQPVSYRIESRKGTRAQFQSMVNTCHNAGVKVIVDAVVNHMSGQDNGGTGWAGTSYGHYSYPGTYSSADFHYCGRNGTNDIANYNDRYEVQNCELVNLADLKTESDYVRGRLAAYLNDLLSLGVDGFRLDGSKHMPAADIAAVKAKLSRSAYLVQEVIYGAGEPVQPTEYTGNGDVHEFRYGKDLARMFHSERLAYLKNFGQSWGYLPSGSAVVFTDNHDTQRDGGVLTYRDRGEYALANAFMLAWPYGTPAVMSSFTFGNKDQGPPSDGSNRITNTTCYSGWECEHRWPVIANMVGFRNATEGAAVANWYDNGYQHIAFSRAGKGYLTLNDEDSAVTGRSYYTGLPAGRYCDVVHGTFRNGSCSGPVVTVDSAGWFAATVNAHDAIAIHVGAKLS; this is translated from the coding sequence ATGCATCGACGCCGATGCCGCGCCACGGCGCTCGCCCTGGGCGTGGCCGCGAGCCTGCTCGTCCCGATCACCGTGGCGGCACCCCCGGCCGCCGCCGCCCCCGCCGGTAGCAAGAAGGTCATCGTCCAGCTCTTCGAGTGGAACTGGACCTCGGTGGCCAGCGAGTGCACGAGCACGCTCGGCCCCGCCGGCTACGGCTACGTCCAGGTGTCCCCACCGCAGGAGCACGTCAACGGCAGCCCGTGGTGGGTGTCCTACCAGCCGGTCAGCTACCGGATCGAATCCCGCAAGGGCACCCGCGCCCAGTTCCAGTCGATGGTGAACACCTGCCACAACGCCGGCGTCAAGGTGATCGTCGACGCGGTGGTCAACCACATGTCCGGCCAGGACAACGGCGGGACCGGGTGGGCCGGCACGTCGTACGGGCACTACAGCTACCCGGGCACCTACTCCTCGGCCGACTTCCACTACTGCGGGCGCAACGGCACCAACGACATCGCCAACTACAACGACCGGTACGAGGTGCAGAACTGCGAGTTGGTGAACCTCGCCGACCTGAAGACCGAGTCGGACTACGTCCGTGGCCGACTCGCCGCGTACCTCAACGACCTGCTCTCGCTCGGCGTGGACGGCTTCCGGCTGGACGGCAGCAAGCACATGCCGGCCGCCGACATCGCGGCGGTCAAGGCCAAGCTGTCCCGCTCGGCCTACCTGGTGCAGGAGGTCATCTACGGCGCGGGTGAGCCGGTGCAGCCGACCGAGTACACCGGCAACGGCGACGTGCACGAGTTCCGCTACGGCAAGGACCTGGCCCGGATGTTCCACAGCGAACGCCTGGCGTACCTGAAGAACTTCGGCCAGTCCTGGGGCTACCTGCCGAGCGGATCCGCGGTGGTCTTCACCGACAACCACGACACCCAGCGCGACGGCGGCGTGCTCACCTACCGCGACCGCGGCGAGTACGCCCTGGCCAACGCGTTCATGCTGGCCTGGCCGTACGGCACTCCGGCGGTGATGTCGAGCTTCACGTTCGGCAACAAGGACCAGGGCCCGCCCTCGGACGGCAGCAACCGGATCACCAACACCACCTGCTACTCCGGCTGGGAGTGCGAGCACCGCTGGCCGGTGATCGCCAACATGGTCGGCTTCCGCAACGCCACCGAGGGCGCCGCGGTCGCCAACTGGTACGACAACGGCTACCAGCACATCGCGTTCAGCCGGGCCGGCAAGGGCTACCTGACGCTCAACGACGAGGACTCGGCGGTGACCGGCCGGTCGTACTACACCGGGCTGCCGGCCGGCCGCTACTGCGACGTCGTCCACGGCACGTTCCGCAACGGATCGTGCAGCGGGCCGGTGGTCACCGTGGACTCCGCCGGCTGGTTCGCCGCGACCGTGAACGCGCACGACGCGATCGCCATCCACGTCGGGGCGAAGCTGAGCTGA
- a CDS encoding L,D-transpeptidase, with translation MHYDRITGRRLPGWLFAALGVPLLLATALLVGHALTGAPPPAPVVAGPTTPAPASPTPAESVPPAAPAPADLPVVTYDPAPRGFPADPATADTGPLPEGARPNRKIAAYDAPGGRPLAFLAPTISDVRLTMPIVERRAGWTAVLLPSANRTIAWLPAGGWTTVVLRDQIVVERRTHRLTWRRDGRAVHTWPVSLGMSGQLTPLGRTFVLGRTPPPEDVYGGVDIFALGAIPDDPDAVPTGLRGAHIGLHTWYNDDTLGENVTNGCIRLTRSAQRQLLAELAPGTSFVVVDRLP, from the coding sequence GTGCATTATGACCGGATAACCGGGCGGCGGCTGCCCGGCTGGCTGTTCGCCGCGCTCGGCGTACCGCTGCTGCTGGCCACCGCACTGCTGGTCGGCCACGCGCTGACCGGTGCCCCGCCGCCCGCACCCGTCGTCGCCGGCCCGACCACCCCGGCGCCCGCCAGCCCGACACCCGCGGAGTCCGTGCCGCCCGCCGCGCCCGCGCCGGCCGACCTGCCGGTGGTCACCTACGATCCGGCGCCCCGCGGCTTCCCCGCCGACCCGGCCACCGCCGACACCGGGCCGCTGCCCGAGGGAGCGCGCCCGAACCGGAAGATCGCCGCGTACGACGCGCCGGGCGGCCGGCCGCTGGCGTTCCTCGCGCCGACCATCAGCGACGTCCGGCTGACCATGCCGATCGTCGAGCGCCGGGCCGGCTGGACCGCTGTTCTGCTCCCCTCGGCCAACCGCACCATCGCCTGGCTGCCCGCCGGCGGCTGGACCACAGTGGTGCTGCGCGACCAGATCGTGGTGGAACGCCGCACCCACCGGCTCACCTGGCGCCGGGACGGTCGGGCGGTACACACCTGGCCGGTGAGCCTCGGCATGTCCGGCCAGCTCACCCCGCTCGGCCGCACCTTCGTGCTGGGCCGCACGCCACCTCCGGAGGACGTCTACGGCGGGGTCGACATCTTCGCGCTCGGCGCGATCCCCGACGACCCGGACGCGGTGCCCACCGGGCTGCGCGGCGCCCACATCGGACTGCACACCTGGTACAACGACGACACGCTCGGCGAGAACGTCACGAACGGCTGCATCCGGCTGACCCGCAGCGCCCAGCGCCAACTCCTCGCCGAACTGGCCCCCGGCACCAGCTTCGTCGTCGTCGACCGCCTCCCCTGA
- a CDS encoding TetR/AcrR family transcriptional regulator C-terminal domain-containing protein has protein sequence MSDQPAPPWRTRARSRPAPGQPLSQQAVVDAALALISREGLGALSMRRVAQELGTGPASLYAHVSGKEELLELLVDRASADIVVPAPDPTRWAAQIREVAWAAYRVYATHTNLALASLATIPTGPNALRVTEGMLEILLAGGVPPQRAAWFLDRLFLYIAGDAYEGALYAEKARAAGQEPATWWANLHRQLRAYYEGLPASTYPQVLGHLDELMAGAGDERFGFGLDLLIDGLAANAPAGSEGRRAG, from the coding sequence GTGAGCGACCAACCCGCCCCGCCCTGGCGCACCCGCGCCCGCAGCCGGCCGGCCCCCGGCCAGCCGCTCAGCCAGCAGGCCGTGGTGGACGCCGCGCTCGCCCTGATCAGCCGGGAGGGTCTGGGGGCGCTGAGCATGCGGCGGGTGGCCCAGGAGCTGGGCACCGGGCCGGCGTCGCTCTACGCCCACGTCTCCGGCAAGGAGGAGTTGCTCGAACTGCTCGTCGACCGGGCCAGCGCCGACATCGTGGTCCCGGCGCCGGACCCGACCCGGTGGGCCGCGCAGATCCGCGAGGTGGCCTGGGCGGCATACCGCGTCTACGCCACCCACACCAACCTGGCGCTCGCCTCGCTCGCCACCATCCCCACCGGCCCGAACGCGCTGCGCGTCACCGAAGGGATGCTGGAGATCCTGCTCGCCGGCGGCGTACCGCCCCAGCGGGCGGCCTGGTTCCTCGACCGGCTCTTCCTCTACATCGCCGGCGACGCCTACGAGGGCGCGCTGTACGCGGAGAAGGCCCGCGCCGCCGGGCAGGAACCGGCGACATGGTGGGCCAACCTGCACCGACAGCTCCGGGCCTACTACGAGGGCCTACCGGCGTCGACCTACCCGCAGGTCCTGGGCCACCTGGACGAGCTGATGGCCGGCGCTGGCGACGAGCGCTTCGGCTTCGGCCTGGACCTGCTGATCGACGGCCTGGCCGCGAACGCGCCGGCCGGGAGTGAGGGCCGCCGGGCCGGGTAA
- a CDS encoding ABC transporter permease — MTTTSPTSTSPTPVRADRRPPALGGFSAAVLGIEIRRVLRNRRTLMFILVMPAVFFLLFGLPSRGEKLDNGLPVTGWIMISLAVYAAMVATTSAGAAVATERALGWSRQLRLTPLRPAAYVATKVATAMVLGLAGVLVEFVVGAASGVRLPAHVWVESGLTAWIGSLVFAAFGLFVGYLAPAENVMQFMGPALAILAMLGGLFVPLDLLPDVMRQIAKFTPVYGVGQLARAPLTGTGVDWAAVGNVAAWTAFFGLGAARLFRRDTTRV, encoded by the coding sequence ATGACCACCACGTCGCCCACGTCCACCTCGCCCACGCCGGTCCGGGCCGACCGCCGGCCACCCGCCCTCGGCGGCTTCTCCGCCGCCGTACTCGGCATCGAGATCCGCCGGGTCCTGCGCAACCGCCGCACGCTGATGTTCATCCTGGTCATGCCCGCGGTCTTCTTCCTCCTGTTCGGCCTGCCCTCGCGCGGCGAGAAGCTCGACAACGGCCTGCCGGTCACCGGCTGGATCATGATCAGCCTCGCCGTGTACGCGGCCATGGTGGCCACCACGAGCGCCGGCGCCGCCGTGGCCACCGAGCGGGCGTTGGGGTGGAGCCGGCAGTTGCGGTTGACCCCGCTGCGCCCCGCCGCTTACGTGGCGACGAAGGTGGCCACCGCGATGGTGCTCGGCCTGGCCGGCGTACTCGTGGAGTTCGTGGTCGGCGCCGCCTCCGGCGTCCGGCTGCCGGCGCACGTCTGGGTGGAGTCCGGCCTGACCGCCTGGATCGGCTCGCTCGTCTTCGCCGCGTTCGGCCTGTTCGTCGGCTACCTCGCCCCGGCCGAGAACGTCATGCAGTTCATGGGCCCGGCGCTGGCCATCCTGGCCATGCTCGGCGGCCTGTTCGTCCCGCTCGATCTGCTGCCCGACGTGATGCGGCAGATCGCCAAGTTCACCCCGGTGTACGGGGTCGGTCAGCTCGCCCGCGCGCCGCTGACCGGCACCGGGGTGGACTGGGCGGCGGTCGGCAACGTCGCCGCGTGGACCGCCTTCTTCGGTCTGGGCGCGGCCCGCCTGTTCCGCCGCGACACCACCCGGGTCTGA
- a CDS encoding MFS transporter yields the protein MTIETVTPERAGTPGTGHRWRWIALAVILSAEVMDLLDVLVTNLAGPAIRADLGGSPALIQWLGAGYTLAMAVGLVTGGRLGDLYGRRRMFLVGVIGFTAASALCALAAGPGTLITARVVQGLFGALLLPQGLGLIKEMFSGDELAAAFGAFGPVMGLSAVGGPILAGWLVDADLAGTGWRAIFLINVPLGLLAALGALCLLPESRASRATRLDLPGVLLVSLGAVLLLYPLVQGRELGWPGWTLAMPVGAALVFAVFVRYERARQRAGRDPLVVPTLFRRRAFTGGLVAGLAFFTALTGFSLVFSLYLQLGLGWSPLRTGLASVPQALGMVLAFALAGMGLARRLGRRLIHLGLVVVLAGVAGMLLTLRLIGDDVTPWRLVPALLAVGLGMGLVMAPFFDIVLSGVEEEETGSASGTLTAVQQLGGALGVALLGTVFFDAASGGVGHAVRVTLVAELGLVLITVAGAFLLPRNAREEM from the coding sequence ATGACCATCGAAACCGTGACGCCGGAGCGGGCGGGAACACCTGGCACCGGTCACCGCTGGCGCTGGATCGCGCTCGCGGTGATCCTCAGCGCCGAGGTGATGGACCTGCTGGACGTGCTCGTCACCAACCTCGCCGGCCCGGCCATCCGGGCCGACCTCGGCGGGTCGCCCGCCCTCATCCAGTGGCTCGGCGCCGGCTACACGCTGGCCATGGCCGTCGGCCTGGTCACCGGCGGCCGACTCGGTGACCTGTACGGCCGTCGCCGCATGTTCCTGGTGGGGGTGATCGGCTTCACCGCCGCCTCGGCCCTGTGCGCGCTCGCCGCCGGCCCGGGCACGCTGATCACCGCCCGCGTCGTGCAGGGCCTCTTCGGCGCTCTGCTCCTCCCGCAGGGGCTCGGCCTGATCAAGGAAATGTTCTCGGGCGACGAACTGGCCGCCGCGTTCGGCGCGTTCGGCCCGGTGATGGGCCTCTCCGCCGTCGGTGGCCCGATCCTCGCCGGCTGGCTCGTCGACGCCGACCTGGCCGGCACCGGCTGGCGGGCCATCTTCCTGATCAACGTGCCGCTCGGCCTGCTCGCCGCGCTCGGCGCGCTCTGCCTCCTGCCCGAGTCCCGGGCGTCCCGGGCCACCCGGCTCGACCTGCCCGGCGTCCTGCTCGTCTCGCTCGGCGCGGTGCTGCTTCTCTACCCGCTGGTCCAGGGCCGCGAACTGGGCTGGCCCGGCTGGACGCTCGCCATGCCGGTCGGCGCGGCGCTGGTCTTCGCGGTCTTCGTCCGCTACGAGAGGGCCCGGCAGCGCGCGGGCCGGGACCCGTTGGTCGTGCCGACGCTGTTCCGCCGTCGTGCCTTCACCGGCGGCCTGGTCGCCGGCCTGGCGTTCTTCACCGCGCTCACCGGCTTCTCGCTGGTCTTCAGCCTCTATCTCCAGCTCGGCCTGGGCTGGTCACCGCTGCGCACCGGCCTGGCCTCGGTGCCGCAGGCGCTCGGCATGGTGCTCGCGTTCGCGCTGGCCGGCATGGGCCTCGCCCGGCGTCTCGGCCGGCGACTGATCCACCTCGGCCTCGTGGTGGTGCTGGCCGGCGTCGCCGGGATGCTGCTCACCCTGCGCCTGATCGGCGACGACGTCACCCCGTGGCGGCTGGTGCCCGCGCTGCTGGCGGTCGGCCTCGGGATGGGACTGGTGATGGCGCCCTTCTTCGACATCGTGCTCTCCGGCGTGGAGGAGGAGGAGACCGGCTCGGCCTCCGGCACGCTCACCGCCGTCCAGCAGCTCGGCGGCGCGCTCGGGGTGGCGCTGCTGGGCACCGTCTTCTTCGACGCCGCGTCGGGCGGTGTCGGGCACGCGGTGCGGGTCACGCTCGTCGCGGAGCTGGGCCTGGTGCTGATCACCGTCGCCGGCGCGTTCCTCCTGCCCCGCAACGCCCGCGAGGAGATGTAA
- a CDS encoding DUF397 domain-containing protein, translating to MDETNQDAVTWRKSTRSNGSGNCVEVADNLSGHVGVRDSKDASGPVLLFDGQAWQSFLRGFQQEHAVD from the coding sequence GTGGACGAGACTAACCAGGACGCGGTGACCTGGCGGAAGAGCACCCGCAGCAACGGCTCCGGCAACTGTGTCGAGGTCGCAGACAACCTCTCCGGCCATGTCGGCGTGCGGGACAGCAAGGACGCGAGCGGCCCAGTCCTCCTCTTCGACGGGCAGGCGTGGCAGAGCTTCCTTCGCGGTTTCCAGCAGGAACACGCTGTCGACTGA
- a CDS encoding ABC transporter ATP-binding protein: protein MTDTAPAVELAGLTKTFGPVTAVDGLSLRITPGEVVAFLGPNGAGKTTTVDMLLGLARPDAGTVRVFGGSPTDAVRLGRVAAVMQTGGLLKDLTVAETVRMTAHFYGHTRPVTEVLERAGIAGIADRAVGKCSGGQQQRLRFALALLPDPDLMVLDEPTTGMDVEGRRDFWQAIRADARSGRTVLFATHYLDEADAYADRIVLVRAGRVVADGTTAEIKNLAAGRIVRATLPGADQAALAALPGVRSVEVRGDAILVHSEDSDVVARHLLTRTDARDLEITSRNLEDAFLALTAAA from the coding sequence ATGACCGACACCGCACCGGCCGTCGAACTGGCCGGACTCACCAAGACCTTCGGCCCGGTGACCGCCGTCGACGGGCTCAGCCTGCGGATCACCCCCGGTGAGGTGGTCGCCTTCCTCGGCCCCAACGGCGCCGGCAAGACCACCACCGTCGACATGCTGCTCGGGCTGGCCCGCCCGGACGCCGGCACGGTCCGGGTCTTCGGCGGCAGCCCGACCGACGCCGTCCGGCTCGGCCGGGTCGCCGCCGTGATGCAGACCGGCGGCCTGCTCAAGGATCTCACCGTCGCCGAGACGGTACGGATGACCGCGCACTTCTACGGCCACACCCGCCCGGTGACCGAGGTGCTGGAACGCGCCGGCATCGCCGGCATCGCCGACCGGGCGGTGGGCAAGTGCTCCGGCGGCCAGCAGCAGCGGCTGCGGTTCGCGCTGGCGTTGCTGCCCGACCCGGACCTGATGGTGCTGGACGAGCCGACCACAGGTATGGACGTCGAGGGCCGCCGCGACTTCTGGCAGGCGATCCGGGCCGACGCCCGTTCCGGCCGGACCGTGCTGTTCGCCACCCACTACCTGGACGAGGCCGACGCGTACGCGGACCGGATCGTGCTGGTGCGGGCCGGCCGGGTGGTCGCCGACGGCACCACCGCCGAGATCAAGAACCTGGCCGCCGGCCGGATCGTGCGGGCCACCCTGCCCGGTGCCGACCAGGCCGCGCTCGCCGCGCTGCCGGGCGTCCGGTCGGTCGAGGTACGCGGCGACGCGATCCTCGTGCACAGCGAGGACTCCGACGTCGTCGCCCGGCACCTGCTGACCCGGACCGACGCCCGGGACCTGGAGATCACCTCACGCAACCTCGAGGACGCGTTCCTCGCCCTGACCGCCGCCGCCTGA
- a CDS encoding DUF5753 domain-containing protein: protein MSRIENAQVSVMPPVARGLLDLYGVEGDEIDALVQVARDARKRGWWQAYDDVLPDWFEVYVGLEAEASEIRAFQPQLIPGLLQTADYARAVVRAEHPDAPDNEIERRVELRMRRQSNESPPNLWVVLDEAVLRRPVGGAATFKAQLERLAEEADRPGNTVQILTFTAGEYGSMGSAFSLLAFPEPADPGVVYVETRAGSLYLQGQQVREYTRVFEHLVATAAGARESRDLIREAINQL from the coding sequence CTGAGCCGCATCGAGAACGCCCAGGTCTCCGTGATGCCGCCCGTCGCGCGGGGCCTTCTCGACCTCTACGGCGTGGAGGGCGACGAGATCGATGCGCTCGTGCAGGTGGCGCGGGACGCCCGCAAGCGCGGCTGGTGGCAGGCATACGACGACGTCCTGCCGGACTGGTTCGAGGTCTACGTCGGACTGGAGGCCGAGGCGTCAGAGATCCGGGCATTCCAGCCTCAGCTCATCCCGGGCCTGCTCCAGACCGCCGACTACGCCCGCGCGGTCGTCCGGGCCGAGCATCCGGACGCGCCCGACAACGAGATTGAGCGTCGCGTCGAGCTGCGGATGCGCCGCCAGTCCAACGAGTCGCCGCCGAACCTGTGGGTGGTGCTGGACGAAGCCGTCCTGCGACGGCCGGTCGGCGGCGCGGCAACGTTCAAGGCGCAGTTGGAACGGCTGGCCGAGGAAGCCGATCGCCCCGGCAACACCGTACAGATCCTGACGTTCACGGCCGGTGAGTACGGCTCGATGGGTAGCGCCTTCAGCCTGCTCGCCTTCCCGGAGCCGGCCGATCCGGGCGTCGTCTACGTCGAGACCCGCGCGGGTAGCCTCTACCTGCAGGGCCAACAGGTCAGGGAATACACGCGAGTCTTCGAGCATCTGGTCGCCACAGCAGCCGGCGCCCGCGAGTCACGCGACCTGATCCGGGAGGCGATCAACCAGCTCTGA
- a CDS encoding response regulator transcription factor produces MTEPIRLLLADDQALVRGALAALLSLEPDLTVVAEVSRGDEVVPEALRTSPDVALLDVEMPGLDGVAATAALRAALPGCRVLVVTTFGRPGYLRRAMEAGANGFVVKDTPARQLADAVRRVHAGLRVVDPTLAAETLATGASPLTERETEVLRTARGGGTVAELAATLHLSEGTVRNHLSAAIGKTGARNRADAVRLAEANGWLLG; encoded by the coding sequence GTGACCGAGCCGATCCGGCTGCTGCTCGCCGACGACCAGGCGCTGGTCCGGGGCGCGCTGGCCGCGCTGCTGTCGCTGGAGCCGGACCTCACCGTGGTGGCCGAGGTGAGCCGCGGCGACGAGGTGGTGCCGGAGGCGCTGCGTACCTCGCCCGACGTGGCGCTGCTCGACGTGGAGATGCCCGGGCTGGACGGGGTGGCGGCGACGGCCGCGCTCCGGGCCGCGCTGCCCGGCTGCCGGGTGCTCGTGGTGACCACCTTCGGCCGGCCCGGCTACCTGCGCCGGGCGATGGAGGCGGGCGCGAACGGGTTCGTGGTCAAGGACACCCCGGCCCGGCAGCTCGCCGACGCGGTCCGCCGGGTGCACGCCGGCCTGCGGGTGGTCGACCCGACGCTCGCCGCCGAGACGCTGGCGACCGGGGCGAGCCCGCTCACCGAGCGGGAGACGGAGGTGCTGCGGACGGCCCGGGGCGGCGGCACGGTGGCCGAGTTGGCGGCGACGCTGCACCTGTCCGAGGGCACGGTCCGTAACCATCTGTCGGCGGCCATCGGCAAGACCGGCGCCCGCAACCGCGCCGACGCGGTCCGGTTGGCGGAGGCCAACGGTTGGTTGCTGGGGTGA
- a CDS encoding alpha/beta fold hydrolase yields the protein MTSRSWEHWADRYAARGFRVLTPAWPGMDREPAELRADPTPIAGQRIPTIVDHYAAIIRELPRPPIVMGHSFGGLIAQLLLDRRLGAAVVGVHPAPVKGVLKLPLSTLRSGFSILHNPANRHRAVPFTAEDFRYAFGNTLTQAESDAAWERYAVPGAGHVLFEGSFANLDPDSATEIDRRRDDRAPLLITAGGEDHVIPPSLATSLANLYRGSTAITSYREFPGRSHFVGGEPGWEEEADFALEWAVEAANEFSPTVVSESPRRATG from the coding sequence ATGACCTCGCGGAGCTGGGAGCACTGGGCCGACCGCTACGCGGCCCGGGGCTTCCGGGTGCTCACCCCGGCCTGGCCGGGCATGGACCGCGAGCCGGCGGAGCTGCGGGCCGACCCCACGCCGATCGCCGGCCAGCGGATCCCCACGATCGTCGACCACTATGCGGCGATCATCCGGGAGCTGCCCCGCCCGCCGATCGTCATGGGCCACTCGTTCGGCGGCCTGATCGCCCAGTTGCTGCTCGACCGCAGGCTCGGCGCGGCAGTCGTCGGCGTGCACCCCGCGCCGGTCAAGGGCGTGCTCAAGCTGCCGCTCAGCACGCTGCGCTCCGGGTTCTCCATCCTGCACAACCCGGCCAACCGCCACCGCGCGGTGCCGTTCACCGCCGAGGACTTCCGGTACGCCTTCGGCAACACGCTCACCCAGGCGGAGTCGGACGCCGCCTGGGAGCGGTACGCCGTCCCCGGCGCCGGCCACGTGCTCTTCGAGGGCTCGTTCGCCAACCTGGACCCGGACTCGGCCACCGAGATCGACCGCAGGCGCGACGACCGTGCCCCGCTGCTGATCACCGCCGGCGGCGAGGACCACGTGATCCCGCCGTCGCTCGCCACCAGCCTGGCCAACCTCTACCGCGGCTCGACCGCGATCACCAGCTACCGGGAGTTCCCCGGCCGGTCGCACTTCGTCGGCGGCGAGCCGGGCTGGGAGGAGGAGGCCGACTTCGCGCTGGAGTGGGCGGTCGAGGCCGCCAACGAGTTCTCCCCCACCGTGGTCAGCGAGTCGCCCCGGCGTGCCACTGGATGA